Proteins encoded within one genomic window of Coriobacteriia bacterium:
- a CDS encoding DUF169 domain-containing protein: protein MKSKLIDALRLQLSPVAVVLTDAKPDGALQFKEGRWGCVGSSIVAVAKGRTAVFDRQTFGCPGGGVGLGFGDQYTQCGMAIEALLSTGDAEVAAKIQRSSKMAEGERFFKTPETVTAWLGTIPMTDVATEYVVLKPFDQLGEDETPAMVIFLVNADQLSALVVLSDYGRGSGESAIARFGGACQSIVFGYAEARRERPRGIIGFFDIAQRSHVSRETLSFTAPWALFLEMEAHVGGSFLEMEDWEELQERQ, encoded by the coding sequence GTGAAGAGCAAGCTCATCGACGCGTTGCGACTTCAACTCTCGCCGGTCGCCGTAGTTCTGACCGACGCGAAGCCCGATGGCGCGCTCCAGTTCAAAGAGGGCCGATGGGGCTGCGTCGGCTCCTCGATCGTCGCGGTCGCCAAAGGGCGAACCGCCGTCTTCGATCGCCAGACCTTCGGCTGCCCTGGCGGCGGTGTGGGGCTTGGCTTCGGCGACCAGTACACGCAGTGCGGGATGGCCATCGAGGCACTGCTCTCGACGGGCGACGCCGAGGTGGCTGCCAAGATTCAGCGCAGCAGCAAGATGGCCGAGGGCGAGCGCTTCTTCAAGACCCCCGAGACCGTCACCGCATGGCTCGGCACGATCCCGATGACCGATGTCGCGACCGAATACGTGGTGCTCAAGCCCTTCGACCAACTGGGCGAAGACGAAACGCCCGCGATGGTGATCTTCCTCGTCAACGCCGACCAGCTCTCGGCGCTCGTCGTGCTCTCTGACTACGGGCGCGGGAGCGGCGAGAGCGCGATAGCGCGCTTCGGCGGCGCGTGCCAGTCGATCGTGTTCGGCTATGCCGAGGCCCGGCGCGAGCGTCCCAGAGGCATCATCGGCTTCTTCGACATCGCCCAGCGTAGCCACGTCAGCCGAGAGACGCTGTCCTTCACCGCCCCTTGGGCGTTGTTCCTCGAGATGGAGGCTCACGTTGGGGGGAGTTTCCTCGAGATGGAGGATTGGGAGGAGCTTCAAGAGCGGCAGTGA